In Penaeus chinensis breed Huanghai No. 1 chromosome 11, ASM1920278v2, whole genome shotgun sequence, a genomic segment contains:
- the LOC125030417 gene encoding proline-rich protein HaeIII subfamily 1-like: protein MDVPPTRFGRPPPDDPFRTTPSERPPPDDPLGTTPSGRPASNDPLRTTPSGRPALNDPLGTTSSGRPPSGRPASNDPLRTTPSGRPPPDDPLRTTPSGTSASNDPLRTTPSGRPPPDDPLRTTRFERPPPDDPLRTTPSGRPPPDDPLRTTPSGRPPSDDPLRTTPSGRPPPDDPPPDNPQRFVG, encoded by the coding sequence ATGGATGTGCCACCGACCCGCTTCGGACGACCCCCTCCAGACGACCCGTTTCGAACGACCCCCTCCGAACGACCCCCTCCGGACGACCCCCTCGGGACGACCCCCTCAGGACGACCCGCTTCGAACGACCCCCTCCGGACGACCCCCTCCGGACGACCCGCTTTGAACGATCCCCTCGGGACAACCTCCTCCGGACGACCCCCCTCCGGACGACCCGCTTCGAACGACCCCCTCCGGACGACCCCCTCCGGACGACCCCCTCCGGACGACCCCCTCCGGACGACCCCCTCCGGAACATCCGCTTCGAACGACCCCCTCCGGACGACCCCCTCGGGACGACCTCCTCCGGACGACCCCCTCCGGACGACACGCTTCGAACGACCCCCTCCGGACGACCCCCTCCGGACGACCCCCTCCGGACGACCTCCTCCGGACGACCCCCTCCGGACGACCCCCTCCGGACGACCCCCTTCGGACGACCCGCTTCGAACGACCCCCTCGGGACGACCTCCTCCGGACGACCCCCCTCCGGACAACCCCCAACGTTTTGTTGGTTGA